The following coding sequences are from one Gadus macrocephalus chromosome 3, ASM3116895v1 window:
- the LOC132454192 gene encoding potassium voltage-gated channel subfamily KQT member 5-like — protein MNHRSILSSLFDFLCVFFLCFRFILVFSCLVLSVFSTIPAHQDFSSYCLLILEFVMIVVFGLEYIARIWSAGCCCRYRGWQGRLRFARKPFCVIDIIVLIASVAVVSAGSQGNIFATSVLRSLRFLQILRMVRMDRRGGTWKLLGSVVYAHSKELVTAWYIGFLVLIFSSFLVYLVENKFNKEFATYADALWWGTITLTTIGYGDKTPKTWTGRMLSAGFALLGISFFALPAGILGSGFALKVQEQHRQKHFEKRRNPAACLIQCVWRSYAADENSVSIATWKPHLKALHTCSPTKKEQGETTTSQKLSFKERVRMASPRGQSIKSRQSVNERRSPVAETPPPATAEGGSPAKVQKSWSFNDRTRFRPSLRLKSQSRSTTDADSNMAGGEDGFDERGCHCDISVEDLLPSVKCVIRAVRIMKFHVAKKKFKETLRPYDVKDVIEQYSAGHLDMLCRIKSLQTR, from the exons ATGAACCACAG ATCGATCCTTAGCTCACTTTttgacttcctgtgtgtcttcTTCCTGTGTTTCAGGTTCATCCTCGTGTTCAGCTGCCTGGTTCTCTCGGTGTTCTCCACCATCCCGGCCCACCAGGACTTCTCCTCCTACTGTCTGCTCATCCTG GAGTTTGTGATGATCGTGGTGTTCGGCTTGGAGTACATCGCCCGGATCTGGTCCGCTGGCTGCTGCTGTCGCTACCGGGGGTGGCAAGGCCGGCTGCGCTTCGCAAGGAAGCCCTTCTGTGTGATCG ACATCATCGTGCTGATCGCGTCGGTGGCGGTGGTCTCGGCGGGCAGCCAGGGGAACATCTTCGCCACGTCGGTGCTGCGCAGCCTCCGCTTCCTGCAGATCCTGCGCATGGTGCGCATGGACCGCCGGGGCGGCACCTGGAAGCTGCTGGGCTCGGTGGTCTACGCCCAcagcaag GAGCTGGTGACGGCGTGGTACATCGGCTTCCTGgtcctcatcttctcctccttcctggtGTACCTGGTGGAGAACAAGTTCAACAAGGAGTTCGCCACCTACGCCGACGCCCTGTGGTGGGGCACG ATCACCTTGACGACCATCGGCTACGGAGACAAGACCCCCAAGACGTGGACGGGCCGCATGCTGTCGGCGGGGTTCGCCCTCCTGGGAATCTCCTTCTTCGCCCTGCCGGCC GGTATCCTGGGCTCCGGCTTTGCGCTGAAGGTCCAGGAGCAGCACCGACAGAAGCACTTTGAGAAGCGTAGGAACCCGGCGGCCTGCCTCATCCAG TGTGTGTGGCGGAGCTACGCGGCCGACGAGAACTCTGTTTCCATAGCGACCTGGAAACCTCACCTGAAGGCGTTGCACACCTGCAGCCCCACCAA gaaggagcagggggagacCACGACAAG CCAAAAGCTGAGCTTCAAGGAGCGCGTGCGCATGGCGAGCCCCCGCGGCCAGAGCATCAAGAGCCGGCAGTCGGTGAACGAGCGGCGCTCCCCGGTGGCCGAGACCCCCCCGCCGGCCACCGCCGAGGGGGGCAGCCCCGCCAAGGTGCAGAAGAGCTGGAGCTTCAACGACCGCACCCGCTTCCGGCCCTCGCTGCGCCTCAAGAGCCAATCACGCTCCACCACCGACG CAGACTCCAACATGGCGGGGGGCGAGGACGGGTTCGATGAGAGGGGGTGCCACTGTGACATCTCTGTGGAGGACCTGCTGCCGTCGGTCAAGTGTGTCATCAGAGCTGTCAG GATAATGAAGTTCCACGTTGCCAAGAAGAAATTCAAGGAGACGTTGCGGCCCTACGACGTGAAGGACGTGATCGAGCAGTACTCTGCCGGTCATTTGGACATGCTGTGTCGCATCAAGAGCCTTCAAACCAGGTAG